The Neobacillus sp. PS3-34 genome has a window encoding:
- a CDS encoding EscU/YscU/HrcU family type III secretion system export apparatus switch protein — MSKEDRPKRQEAIALGYNPSQHDSPRVLAKGKGKIAESIIEKAMENKVPIQEDPNLVQLLGELDINQSIPEELYQAVAEVFAFIYRSDQEMRSK; from the coding sequence ATGAGCAAAGAAGATAGACCGAAGCGGCAGGAAGCCATAGCACTCGGATATAATCCAAGCCAGCATGATTCCCCTAGAGTCCTGGCAAAGGGGAAGGGTAAAATTGCTGAATCCATTATTGAAAAGGCAATGGAAAATAAGGTGCCGATTCAGGAGGATCCCAATCTGGTTCAGCTTTTAGGTGAGCTGGACATCAATCAAAGCATTCCAGAGGAACTATATCAGGCCGTAGCAGAGGTATTTGCATTTATCTACAGATCGGATCAGGAGATGCGGAGTAAATAA
- the dprA gene encoding DNA-processing protein DprA: MDDFKRRLVHLLHYPNISWNTIFRLLKKDPTLSLSPQLATDDLFHCSSLKTYSHISSNNISAELIHEQIRQYELNEISVITLFDREYPAILKEIYQPPWALFAKGDLSILNVEPKLAVVGSRQATQYGKNAIQFLFPPLLEKGVVIVSGLAKGIDALAHECAVLNHGKTIAVIAGGFYHIYPKENMNLARQLMKNQLIISEYPPDTKPLRWHFPARNRIISGLCRGTLIIEAKRKSGSLITANFAVNEGREVFSLPGSIFNVNSIGTNELIQQGAKLVTIAEDILAEIKY; this comes from the coding sequence ATGGACGACTTTAAAAGGCGTCTCGTTCATTTGCTTCATTATCCCAATATATCCTGGAATACAATCTTTCGGCTCTTAAAAAAAGATCCAACTCTCTCTCTCAGCCCTCAGCTGGCCACGGATGACCTCTTCCATTGTTCTTCTCTTAAAACCTACAGCCACATTTCTTCCAATAATATTTCAGCAGAATTAATACATGAACAAATCAGGCAGTATGAATTAAATGAAATATCAGTCATCACTCTTTTTGATCGAGAGTATCCGGCTATCCTGAAAGAAATTTACCAGCCACCATGGGCTTTATTCGCGAAGGGGGACCTTTCTATCCTCAATGTGGAACCAAAGCTTGCTGTCGTCGGTTCCCGGCAGGCAACCCAGTATGGGAAAAATGCGATTCAATTTCTTTTTCCACCCTTGCTTGAAAAAGGCGTTGTTATTGTCAGTGGCCTAGCAAAGGGAATTGACGCATTAGCGCATGAATGTGCAGTTCTTAACCATGGAAAAACAATCGCAGTAATAGCCGGAGGCTTCTATCACATCTATCCGAAAGAAAATATGAATCTAGCAAGGCAATTAATGAAAAACCAGCTTATTATTTCTGAATATCCCCCTGATACAAAGCCATTGCGTTGGCATTTTCCGGCGAGGAATAGAATTATCAGTGGATTGTGCAGAGGAACACTAATAATAGAAGCAAAAAGGAAAAGCGGTTCACTCATTACAGCGAATTTTGCCGTAAATGAGGGACGTGAGGTTTTTTCTCTGCCAGGCAGCATCTTCAATGTCAATTCAATTGGAACGAATGAATTAATTCAGCAGGGGGCAAAATTGGTAACTATTGCAGAAGATATTTTAGCAGAAATAAAGTACTAG
- a CDS encoding putative DNA-binding protein: protein MLEKTTRINFLYDFYQSLLTPKQQSYMSLYYLDDYSLGEIAEEYDVSRQAVYDNIKRTEAMLEEYEEKLLLFQKFQERSTLLTKMKELLNEEIPSKQVLLNAVAELEKLD from the coding sequence ATGCTTGAAAAGACAACGAGAATAAACTTTCTCTATGATTTTTACCAATCGTTGTTAACACCGAAGCAGCAAAGCTATATGTCTCTCTATTATTTGGATGACTATTCTCTTGGGGAAATTGCTGAAGAATACGATGTCAGCCGCCAGGCAGTTTATGATAATATTAAGCGTACAGAAGCAATGCTTGAGGAGTACGAGGAGAAGCTGCTATTGTTTCAAAAGTTTCAAGAGCGCAGCACCCTTTTAACCAAAATGAAAGAATTATTGAATGAAGAAATCCCTTCCAAGCAGGTACTGCTCAATGCAGTTGCCGAGCTGGAGAAATTAGATTAG
- the hslV gene encoding ATP-dependent protease subunit HslV, translating to MGQFHATTIFAIHHKGKCAMSGDGQVTFGNAVVMKHTAKKVRKIFNGKVLAGFAGSVADAFTLFEMFEGKLEEYNGNLQRAAVELAKQWRSDKVLRKLEAMLIVMNQEDLLLVSGTGEVIEPDDGILAIGSGGNYALSAGRSLKKYAGDHLTAKEIAKASLETAAEICVYTNHNIILEEL from the coding sequence ATGGGCCAATTTCATGCCACTACAATATTTGCAATCCATCATAAAGGTAAATGCGCAATGTCAGGCGATGGCCAGGTGACATTCGGAAATGCAGTTGTGATGAAACACACAGCAAAAAAGGTAAGAAAGATATTTAATGGAAAGGTACTTGCGGGATTCGCAGGATCCGTAGCAGATGCCTTTACTTTATTTGAAATGTTTGAAGGCAAACTGGAAGAGTATAATGGAAACCTTCAAAGAGCTGCTGTGGAGCTCGCCAAACAATGGCGCAGTGATAAAGTATTGAGAAAGCTTGAAGCCATGTTAATTGTTATGAACCAGGAAGATTTGCTTCTTGTTTCCGGTACAGGTGAGGTAATCGAGCCGGATGATGGTATATTGGCAATCGGTTCTGGTGGAAATTATGCGTTATCTGCAGGTAGGTCCTTGAAAAAATATGCAGGCGACCATCTGACAGCTAAAGAAATAGCAAAAGCATCACTGGAAACTGCTGCTGAAATATGTGTATATACTAACCATAATATTATTTTGGAAGAGCTCTAA
- a CDS encoding ribonuclease HII, which translates to MEKQSIQQIEQQLAVIKDHDDPFIALIEIDDRKGVQQLLRRWKRKKEQEKQLHDKFIEMNSYETKYRLQGYNLIAGVDEVGRGPLAGPVVAAAVILPDGFFLPGIDDSKKLSEKKREEYEEIIKREAVAISVAMIDAEEIDQINIYESTKKAMGAAIASLNPLPEFLLIDAMKLDTPFPTEAIIKGDAKSISIAAASIIAKTARDRLMKELSLLYPLYGFEKNMGYGTKTHIDAIMKNGITPYHRKSFAPVKDFV; encoded by the coding sequence TTGGAAAAACAATCTATACAACAAATAGAACAGCAATTAGCCGTAATAAAAGATCATGACGATCCGTTTATAGCATTAATCGAAATAGATGACAGAAAAGGTGTGCAGCAGCTGCTAAGAAGGTGGAAACGGAAAAAAGAGCAGGAAAAGCAGCTTCATGATAAATTTATTGAAATGAACAGCTATGAAACCAAATATAGATTACAGGGCTACAATCTAATCGCCGGTGTAGACGAGGTTGGCAGAGGGCCGCTTGCAGGGCCTGTAGTTGCGGCAGCAGTCATCCTTCCTGACGGCTTTTTCCTTCCTGGTATTGATGACTCAAAAAAGCTTTCGGAGAAAAAAAGGGAAGAATATGAGGAAATCATCAAAAGGGAAGCTGTTGCGATTAGCGTGGCAATGATAGATGCGGAAGAAATCGACCAAATAAATATTTATGAATCGACCAAGAAAGCAATGGGTGCAGCGATTGCCTCCTTAAACCCTTTGCCAGAATTTTTACTCATAGATGCTATGAAACTTGATACACCGTTCCCAACTGAAGCGATTATCAAGGGAGATGCAAAAAGTATTTCTATAGCTGCAGCTTCAATTATTGCTAAAACGGCAAGGGACCGCTTGATGAAAGAGCTCTCCCTTCTCTATCCACTTTACGGTTTTGAGAAAAATATGGGGTATGGAACAAAGACACATATTGATGCAATTATGAAAAATGGAATAACCCCATATCATCGAAAGAGCTTTGCCCCTGTCAAAGATTTTGTATAA
- the lepB gene encoding signal peptidase I: MTKKKNEVWEWTKALVIAVILAAVIRYFLFAPIVVDGLSMTPTLHDQDRMIVNKLSYEIGKPKRFDIIVFHAPEGKDYIKRVIGLPGDRIEYKNDTLYVNGKAYKEPYLDEFKKKVIDGPLTDAFTLKETAVGRDTVPEGELFVMGDNRRFSKDSRHIGTVPLSKILGKTSVVYWPLSDARIVKIK; this comes from the coding sequence ATGACAAAAAAGAAAAACGAAGTTTGGGAATGGACAAAGGCGTTAGTAATTGCTGTAATATTGGCAGCAGTAATCAGGTATTTTCTTTTTGCTCCAATTGTAGTTGATGGCCTTTCCATGACTCCTACATTGCATGATCAGGACAGAATGATAGTAAATAAGTTAAGCTATGAAATTGGCAAACCTAAACGGTTTGATATCATTGTATTCCATGCTCCTGAAGGTAAGGATTACATAAAAAGGGTCATCGGCCTTCCGGGTGACCGTATCGAGTATAAAAATGATACTCTTTATGTTAATGGGAAAGCATATAAAGAACCATACTTGGATGAATTCAAGAAAAAGGTTATCGATGGGCCGTTAACAGATGCGTTTACATTGAAGGAAACTGCTGTTGGGCGTGATACAGTGCCTGAAGGAGAATTGTTTGTAATGGGAGACAACAGGCGCTTCAGTAAAGACAGCCGCCATATTGGAACTGTCCCATTGAGCAAGATTCTGGGGAAAACCAGTGTCGTTTACTGGCCACTTTCAGACGCGCGAATCGTAAAAATCAAATAG
- the ffh gene encoding signal recognition particle protein, with protein MAFEGLADRLQSTIQKIRGKGKVNEADVKEMMREVRLALLEADVNFKVVKDFVKKVSERAVGQEVLKSLTPGQQIIKIVNDELTELMGGEQSKIAVSNRPPTVIMMVGLQGAGKTTTTGKLANLLRKKYNRKPLLAAADIYRPAAIKQLETLGKQLSMPVFSLGDQVSPVEIAKQAIAKAKEEHHDYVLIDTAGRLHVDESLMDELKDIKELTKPDEIFLVVDAMTGQDAVNVAQSFNEQLGLTGVVLTKLDGDTRGGAALSIRAVTQTPIKFVGLGEKMDAIEPFHPERMASRILGMGDVLTLIEKAQANVDEEKAKELEQKMRTATFTLEDFLDQLGQVRKLAPLDELLKMMPGANKIKGLNNLQIDEKQIAHVEAIIQSMTTAEKNQPEIINANRKKRIAKGSGRTVPEVNRLLKQFEDMKKMMKQMTGMQQKGKKKGGFKLPFNPF; from the coding sequence ATGGCATTTGAAGGATTAGCCGACCGACTGCAGAGTACGATTCAAAAAATCCGCGGAAAAGGGAAAGTAAATGAAGCGGATGTTAAAGAAATGATGAGGGAAGTTCGCCTTGCCCTTCTGGAAGCCGACGTAAACTTCAAGGTTGTAAAAGACTTTGTTAAGAAAGTAAGCGAGCGTGCCGTAGGCCAGGAGGTCCTGAAAAGCTTAACTCCAGGACAGCAGATTATCAAGATTGTTAATGATGAACTGACTGAGCTTATGGGTGGCGAACAGAGCAAGATTGCTGTTTCAAACCGGCCTCCAACTGTCATTATGATGGTAGGTCTTCAGGGTGCCGGTAAAACGACAACCACTGGGAAGCTGGCAAATTTGCTTCGCAAGAAGTATAATCGGAAACCGCTCCTTGCTGCTGCCGATATCTATCGCCCTGCTGCAATCAAGCAGCTCGAAACGCTTGGCAAGCAGCTAAGTATGCCTGTTTTTTCACTAGGAGACCAAGTAAGCCCGGTTGAAATTGCAAAACAGGCGATTGCAAAAGCGAAGGAAGAACATCATGATTATGTGCTTATTGATACAGCCGGGCGTCTTCATGTAGACGAATCATTGATGGATGAGTTAAAAGACATCAAAGAGCTGACAAAGCCCGATGAAATATTCCTTGTCGTTGATGCGATGACCGGGCAGGATGCCGTGAATGTTGCTCAAAGCTTCAATGAACAGCTCGGACTTACCGGAGTTGTTTTAACTAAGCTCGATGGCGATACACGCGGCGGTGCGGCACTTTCGATTCGCGCTGTAACCCAAACTCCTATTAAGTTTGTAGGTCTTGGTGAAAAAATGGATGCAATCGAACCGTTCCATCCAGAGAGGATGGCGTCACGAATCCTTGGTATGGGTGACGTGCTGACATTGATCGAAAAAGCACAGGCGAATGTGGATGAGGAGAAAGCAAAAGAGCTTGAACAAAAAATGCGGACTGCCACTTTCACGCTTGAAGACTTTTTGGATCAGCTTGGACAGGTTCGGAAATTGGCGCCTCTTGACGAGCTTTTGAAAATGATGCCAGGTGCAAACAAAATCAAGGGGTTAAACAATCTTCAAATCGACGAAAAACAAATTGCCCATGTCGAAGCGATTATCCAATCGATGACGACAGCGGAAAAAAACCAGCCTGAAATTATCAATGCCAATCGCAAAAAGAGGATTGCCAAAGGGAGCGGTCGAACTGTTCCTGAGGTAAACCGTTTGCTGAAGCAGTTTGAAGATATGAAAAAAATGATGAAGCAAATGACAGGCATGCAGCAAAAAGGCAAGAAAAAAGGCGGCTTTAAGCTGCCATTCAACCCTTTTTAA
- the trmD gene encoding tRNA (guanosine(37)-N1)-methyltransferase TrmD — translation MMKIDVLTLFPEMFEGVFGHSILKKAEEKEAVHYNVVNFRDYADNKHNTVDDYPYGGGAGMVLKPQPIFDAVAALSKESSKSKTRVVLMCPQGERFSQAKAEELAKEEHLLFICGHYEGYDERIREHLVTDEISIGDYVLTGGELGAMVVIDSVVRLLPEVLGNEESHMKDSFSTGMLEHPHYTRPADFRGMKVPDILLSGNHKLVEEWRTKESLRRTFLRRPDLFEKIVLTAEQTKWLEEIKKEYK, via the coding sequence ATGATGAAAATCGATGTGCTCACACTTTTTCCTGAAATGTTTGAAGGTGTGTTTGGACATTCCATCCTAAAAAAGGCTGAAGAAAAAGAGGCAGTTCATTACAATGTTGTTAATTTTCGCGATTATGCCGATAACAAGCACAATACGGTAGACGATTATCCGTATGGAGGCGGGGCAGGAATGGTCCTGAAGCCTCAGCCCATTTTTGATGCGGTTGCGGCTTTGAGCAAGGAGTCCTCTAAATCCAAAACACGGGTTGTTCTCATGTGTCCACAGGGTGAACGGTTTTCTCAGGCAAAGGCTGAAGAACTTGCAAAGGAAGAGCATCTTTTATTCATTTGCGGGCATTACGAAGGCTATGATGAGCGAATACGAGAGCATTTAGTTACGGACGAAATCTCGATTGGAGATTATGTGCTTACAGGTGGAGAATTGGGTGCGATGGTCGTAATCGATAGTGTTGTCCGCCTCTTGCCGGAGGTTTTAGGAAATGAAGAATCCCACATGAAGGATTCCTTCAGCACCGGAATGCTGGAGCATCCCCATTATACAAGACCAGCCGATTTTCGCGGAATGAAGGTGCCTGATATCCTGTTGTCAGGAAATCATAAATTGGTAGAGGAATGGCGCACAAAGGAATCACTTCGGAGGACTTTTCTTCGCCGTCCAGACCTGTTCGAAAAAATAGTGCTTACGGCCGAACAAACAAAATGGCTGGAAGAAATAAAAAAAGAATATAAGTAG
- the sucC gene encoding ADP-forming succinate--CoA ligase subunit beta translates to MNIHEYQGKEILRKYGVAVPNGKVAFTVEEAVEAAKELGTAVCVVKAQIHAGGRGKAGGVKVAKNLDEVRTYANEILGKTLVTHQTGPEGKEVKRLLIEEGCDIKKEYYVGLVLDRATSRVVLMASEEGGTEIEEVAEKTPEKIFKEEIDPVIGLQPFQARRVAFNINIPKELVNQAVKFMMSLYQAYIEKDCSIAEINPLVVTGDGKVMALDAKLNFDSNALYRQKDVLEYRDLEEEDAKEIEASKYDLSYISLDGNIGCMVNGAGLAMATMDIVKHYGGDPANFLDVGGGATAEKVTEAFKIILSDPNVKGIFVNIFGGIMKCDVIAEGVVEAAKQVGLSVPLVVRLEGTNVDLGKKILAESSIDIIAAESMADGAQKIVSLVK, encoded by the coding sequence ATGAATATCCATGAGTATCAGGGAAAAGAGATCCTCAGAAAATATGGGGTAGCAGTTCCGAATGGTAAAGTGGCTTTCACGGTTGAAGAAGCAGTTGAAGCTGCAAAAGAGCTTGGCACTGCAGTTTGTGTAGTTAAGGCTCAAATCCATGCTGGCGGAAGGGGTAAAGCCGGTGGAGTAAAAGTTGCCAAAAATCTGGATGAAGTACGTACATATGCGAACGAAATCTTAGGGAAAACTTTGGTCACTCATCAAACAGGTCCAGAAGGAAAAGAAGTAAAGCGCCTGTTAATTGAAGAAGGCTGTGACATTAAAAAAGAATACTATGTTGGACTAGTATTGGACCGTGCGACTTCACGCGTTGTTTTAATGGCTTCTGAAGAAGGCGGAACTGAAATTGAAGAAGTAGCTGAAAAAACTCCTGAGAAAATCTTTAAAGAGGAAATTGATCCTGTAATTGGTCTTCAGCCTTTCCAGGCGCGCCGTGTTGCGTTTAATATCAATATCCCTAAGGAATTGGTCAACCAGGCTGTTAAGTTCATGATGAGCCTATATCAGGCTTATATTGAAAAGGATTGCTCTATTGCAGAAATCAACCCTCTTGTTGTTACAGGAGATGGTAAAGTAATGGCACTTGATGCAAAATTAAACTTTGACTCAAATGCATTATATCGCCAAAAGGATGTTTTGGAATACCGCGACCTTGAAGAGGAAGATGCAAAGGAAATCGAAGCTTCCAAGTATGACCTGAGCTATATCTCACTTGATGGGAACATTGGCTGTATGGTTAACGGTGCAGGCCTAGCGATGGCAACAATGGACATCGTCAAGCATTATGGCGGAGATCCCGCAAACTTCCTGGACGTTGGGGGCGGCGCTACGGCAGAAAAAGTTACAGAAGCGTTCAAAATCATTCTTTCTGATCCAAACGTAAAAGGTATTTTTGTCAATATCTTCGGCGGAATCATGAAGTGTGACGTTATTGCTGAGGGTGTTGTTGAGGCAGCTAAGCAGGTTGGACTTAGTGTTCCACTTGTCGTTCGTTTAGAAGGAACGAACGTTGATTTAGGCAAGAAAATCCTTGCAGAGTCCAGCATCGATATTATTGCTGCTGAATCAATGGCTGACGGTGCACAAAAAATCGTTTCATTAGTGAAATAG
- the rimM gene encoding ribosome maturation factor RimM (Essential for efficient processing of 16S rRNA) produces the protein MEKWFNVGKIVNTHGLRGEVRVISKTDFPKERYKVGNILTLFLPKAEAPIELKVKSHRSHKNFDLLTFEGYDNINMVEKFRDGILKVPESQLGKLKENEYYFHEIIGCSVVTVAGEELGTIKEILTPGANDVWVIKGDKGKEILIPYIEDVVLKVDINEKLVTIEPIEGLLS, from the coding sequence ATGGAGAAATGGTTTAATGTAGGGAAAATTGTCAATACCCACGGATTAAGAGGCGAAGTGCGAGTTATTTCAAAAACAGATTTTCCGAAGGAACGATATAAAGTCGGCAATATCCTGACGTTGTTTTTACCGAAAGCAGAAGCTCCGATCGAGTTGAAGGTGAAAAGCCACCGCAGCCATAAGAACTTTGATTTATTGACGTTTGAAGGATACGATAATATCAATATGGTTGAAAAGTTCAGAGATGGCATCCTTAAAGTGCCAGAATCTCAGCTCGGTAAGCTTAAGGAAAATGAATATTACTTTCATGAAATCATTGGCTGCTCGGTTGTAACGGTAGCAGGTGAGGAGCTTGGAACAATTAAAGAAATCCTCACACCTGGTGCCAACGATGTTTGGGTGATCAAGGGCGATAAGGGAAAAGAGATTCTGATTCCATATATTGAAGATGTTGTGCTTAAAGTGGATATCAACGAAAAATTGGTAACCATCGAACCTATCGAAGGATTATTATCATGA
- a CDS encoding KH domain-containing protein yields the protein MKQLIETIVKPLVDFPEDVHVNVVEEDQRVTYKLSVNKSDMGKVIGKQGRVAKAIRTVVYAAGSSQQKKIFLEIGE from the coding sequence ATGAAACAGCTCATCGAAACGATTGTTAAGCCCCTTGTTGATTTTCCGGAAGATGTACATGTTAATGTCGTGGAAGAGGATCAACGCGTAACCTATAAGCTTTCTGTCAACAAGAGTGACATGGGTAAGGTGATTGGAAAGCAGGGGCGCGTTGCAAAGGCAATACGAACCGTTGTCTATGCAGCAGGATCATCACAACAGAAGAAGATTTTTTTAGAAATCGGCGAATAA
- the rpsP gene encoding 30S ribosomal protein S16, whose translation MAVKIRLKRMGAKKSPFYRIVVADSRSPRDGRYIEVVGTYNPVAQPAAVNLNEELVLKWLKDGAKPSDTVRNLFSKEGIMEKFHNAKLGK comes from the coding sequence ATGGCAGTTAAAATTCGTTTAAAACGTATGGGAGCTAAAAAATCCCCTTTCTATCGTATTGTAGTAGCAGATTCTCGTTCTCCTCGTGACGGACGTTACATCGAAGTTGTAGGAACTTACAATCCGGTTGCTCAACCTGCAGCTGTTAATCTTAACGAAGAACTTGTTCTTAAGTGGCTTAAGGATGGCGCTAAACCATCTGACACAGTACGCAACTTGTTCTCTAAAGAAGGCATCATGGAAAAATTCCATAATGCTAAACTTGGCAAGTAA
- a CDS encoding YlqD family protein, with protein MKILQNVVVKQILTEQSRQKLLDKYNDQMLQLQKEYEQLQFEAKRLEKSKRFQPGEIKPQFEKEMSIRREKEKLLEFQISQLHMLPLGSELKEKEVQAIIDVSVGDAWGDPASQPVIVIKDGIIQEIR; from the coding sequence ATGAAAATACTTCAAAATGTTGTGGTGAAACAAATTTTAACTGAACAAAGCAGGCAGAAATTGCTTGATAAATATAATGACCAAATGCTGCAGCTGCAAAAGGAATATGAACAGCTTCAGTTTGAAGCCAAACGGCTCGAGAAATCAAAAAGATTTCAGCCGGGCGAGATTAAACCTCAATTTGAAAAAGAAATGTCCATCAGGCGGGAAAAAGAAAAGCTGCTTGAGTTTCAAATCAGCCAATTACATATGCTACCATTAGGGAGCGAGCTTAAAGAAAAAGAAGTACAGGCCATCATAGATGTGAGTGTAGGGGATGCATGGGGCGATCCAGCGAGCCAGCCAGTGATTGTCATTAAGGATGGAATTATCCAAGAAATACGTTAG
- the rplS gene encoding 50S ribosomal protein L19, with protein MQQLIQEITKEQLRTDLPSFRPGDTVRVHVKVIEGTRERIQLFEGVVIKRRGGGISETFTVRKVSYGVGVERTFPVHTPKIAKLEVIRRGKVRRAKLYYLRNLRGKKARIKEIRR; from the coding sequence ATGCAACAATTAATTCAAGAAATCACAAAAGAACAACTTCGCACTGATCTTCCTTCGTTCCGTCCTGGAGACACTGTACGTGTACACGTTAAAGTTATCGAGGGTACTCGCGAACGTATTCAGTTGTTTGAAGGCGTAGTGATTAAGCGTCGTGGTGGTGGAATCAGTGAAACTTTTACAGTACGTAAAGTTTCTTACGGAGTAGGCGTTGAGCGTACATTCCCTGTTCACACACCAAAAATTGCGAAGCTTGAAGTAATCCGCCGCGGTAAAGTCCGTCGTGCGAAACTTTACTACCTACGTAACCTACGTGGTAAAAAAGCTCGTATTAAAGAGATTCGTCGCTAA